In Lemur catta isolate mLemCat1 chromosome 1, mLemCat1.pri, whole genome shotgun sequence, one DNA window encodes the following:
- the LOC123621645 gene encoding olfactory receptor 4F3/4F16/4F29-like, translating to MPTQPMEKANHSVVSEFVFLGLTNSWEIQLLLFVFSSVFYVGSMMGNSLIMLTVTTDPHLHSPMYFLLANLSFIDLGISSVTSPKMIYDLFRKHKVISFGGCIAQIFFIHVIGGVEMVLLIAMAFDRYVAICKPLHYLTIMSPRMCIFFLVAAWMTGLIHSVVQLAFVINLPFCGPNVLDSFYCDLPRFIKLACTDTYQLEFMVIANSGFMSVFSFFILIISYIAIILTVQKHSSAGSSKALSTLSAHITVVVLFFGPLIFFYTWPSPSTHLDKFLAIFDAILTPLLNPIIYTLRNQEMKVAIGEVCRQLVNYRKIS from the coding sequence ATGCCCACACAGCCAATGGAGAAAGCAAATCACTCTGTGGTGTCAGAGTTTGTGTTCCTGGGACTCACCAATTCCTGGGAGATCCAACTTCTCCTCTTTGTGTTCTCCTCTGTGTTTTATGTGGGAAGCATGATGGGAAATTCTCTCATTATGCTCACTGTGACCACTGACCCTCACTTACATTCTCCTATGTATTTTCTATTGGCCAACCTCTCCTTCATTGACCTGGGTATTTCTTCTGTCACTTCTCCGAAGATGATTTATGACCTTTTCAGAAAGCACAAAGTCATCTCCTTTGGAGGCTGCATTGCTCAGATCTTCTTCATCCATGTCATTGGTGGAGTGGAGATGGTGCTGCTCATAGCCATGGCCTTTGACAGATACGTGGCCATATGTAAGCCTCTCCACTACCTGACGATCATGAGCCCACGAATGTGCATCTTCTTTTTAGTGGCTGCCTGGATGACAGGCCTCATCCACTCTGTTGTTCAGTTGGCATTTGTAATAAACTTACCCTTCTGTGGTCCTAACGTGTTGGACAGCTTTTACTGTGACCTTCCTCGGTTTATCAAACTTGCTTGCACAGATACCTACCAACTAGAGTTCATGGTCATAGCCAACAGTGGATTCATGTCTGTGTTCTCCTTTTTCATACTGATCATTTCCTATATTGCCATCATTCTCACTGTTCAGAAACACTCTTCAGCTGGTTCATCCAAGGCTCTGTCTACACTTTCAGCTCACATCACTGTGGTAGTCTTGTTCTTTGGTCCTTTGATATTCTTCTATACATGGCCATCTCCCTCCACACACCTGGATAAGTTTCTGGCCATCTTTGATGCAATTCTCACTCCTCTTCTGAATCCTATCATCTACACACTCAGGAATCAAGAAATGAAGGTGGCAATTGGGGAAGTATGCAGACAGCTAGTGAATTACAGGAAGATCTCTTAA